One Bradyrhizobium sp. ISRA464 genomic window carries:
- a CDS encoding helix-turn-helix domain-containing protein, whose product MTQHIARTERQLGAVLRRVRKQAGLTQSDLGKRIHLRQGTVSRLEGGAPAIQLRTLMEALAALDLELVIRPRSKSSAADIESVF is encoded by the coding sequence ATGACGCAGCATATTGCCCGCACGGAAAGGCAACTTGGAGCCGTCCTGCGCCGGGTTCGCAAACAGGCCGGGCTGACGCAGTCCGATCTAGGTAAGCGCATTCACCTGCGTCAGGGAACAGTTTCCCGCCTGGAGGGGGGCGCGCCCGCAATTCAATTGCGCACCCTGATGGAAGCCCTGGCAGCCCTTGATCTCGAACTGGTGATCCGCCCGCGCAGCAAGTCGAGCGCTGCCGACATTGAAAGCGTCTTCTGA
- a CDS encoding ABC transporter permease/substrate-binding protein, with protein MSFLSDPRWRDAAAHLPDYLGSHVQVSLAALALGLVISLPLAILARNHTVSRGILLGLASIVQTVPGLALLALFYPLLLAIASLTLRWFGFDFSGFGFLPAMLALALYSMLPVLRNTITGLNGVDPTLLEAARGVGMTPGQSLFTVELPLALPVIMAGIRTSAVWVIGTATLSTPIGQTSLGNYIFAGLQTQNWVFVLFGCVASAVLALAVDQLLALIERGLRERRRLRTTFGSVGIAALIAATLTPSIARAPSTYIVGAKTFAEQYVLSALIEQRLQAAGLQASTREGLGSNVIFQALAANNIDVYVDYSGTLWVNQFHRTDMPPRETLLAELTTILAKQNITLLGALGFENAYALVMPRQRADALGMHSIADLAAHAPALSIAGDYEFFSRPEWASLHKAYGLLFRTQRQMQPDFMYAAVASGDVDVIAGYTSDGRIKKYDLVALADPKHAIPPYDAVLLLAPRRAHDAALQAELKPLLGRIDIATMREANLRAGGSDANSSPAAVARWLWQRISGQ; from the coding sequence ATGAGTTTCCTGTCCGACCCGCGTTGGCGCGACGCGGCAGCGCACCTGCCGGACTATCTTGGCAGCCATGTTCAGGTCAGCTTGGCAGCACTGGCGCTCGGGCTTGTGATCAGCCTGCCACTCGCGATCCTCGCGCGCAACCACACCGTGAGTCGCGGCATCCTGCTAGGCCTCGCAAGCATCGTCCAGACAGTGCCGGGACTGGCACTGCTCGCGCTGTTCTACCCGCTCCTGCTCGCCATTGCGTCGTTGACGCTTCGCTGGTTCGGCTTCGACTTTTCCGGGTTCGGATTTTTGCCAGCCATGCTGGCGCTGGCGCTCTATTCCATGCTGCCGGTGCTGCGCAACACCATCACCGGGCTGAACGGCGTCGATCCCACACTGCTTGAGGCAGCGCGAGGAGTAGGCATGACCCCGGGGCAATCGCTGTTCACGGTGGAGTTGCCGTTGGCGCTGCCGGTGATCATGGCCGGCATCCGCACCTCGGCGGTATGGGTGATCGGGACCGCGACATTGTCGACGCCGATCGGGCAGACCAGCCTCGGCAATTACATCTTCGCCGGATTGCAGACGCAGAACTGGGTGTTCGTGCTGTTCGGCTGTGTCGCTTCAGCGGTGCTCGCGCTCGCGGTCGATCAGCTTCTGGCGCTGATTGAGCGAGGCTTGCGCGAACGCAGGCGCCTGCGCACGACGTTTGGCAGCGTCGGGATTGCCGCACTTATCGCGGCCACCCTGACCCCTTCGATAGCGCGGGCGCCGTCGACCTACATCGTCGGCGCCAAGACGTTTGCCGAGCAATATGTGCTGTCCGCGTTGATCGAGCAGCGGTTGCAGGCGGCGGGATTGCAGGCCTCGACGCGCGAGGGCCTCGGCTCCAACGTGATCTTCCAAGCGCTCGCAGCCAACAACATCGACGTCTACGTGGATTATTCCGGCACGCTGTGGGTCAACCAGTTTCACCGCACCGATATGCCGCCGCGCGAAACGTTGCTCGCCGAGTTGACGACGATCCTGGCAAAGCAGAATATCACCCTGCTCGGCGCGCTCGGTTTCGAGAACGCCTATGCGCTGGTGATGCCGCGGCAGCGCGCCGATGCGCTGGGAATGCATTCGATCGCCGACCTGGCTGCGCACGCACCGGCGCTGTCGATTGCGGGCGACTACGAGTTCTTCTCACGCCCTGAATGGGCCTCCCTGCACAAGGCTTATGGCCTGTTATTCCGCACGCAACGACAGATGCAGCCGGATTTCATGTATGCGGCAGTGGCCAGTGGCGACGTCGACGTCATCGCGGGCTATACCAGCGATGGGCGGATCAAGAAATACGACCTGGTGGCGCTGGCCGATCCCAAGCACGCGATCCCACCTTATGATGCGGTCCTGCTGCTGGCACCGCGGCGCGCGCATGACGCGGCGTTGCAGGCCGAACTGAAGCCGCTGCTTGGCCGGATCGACATCGCGACGATGCGCGAAGCCAATTTGCGCGCCGGCGGAAGCGACGCGAATTCTTCGCCCGCCGCGGTGGCACGTTGGCTGTGGCAGAGGATCAGTGGGCAGTAG